The DNA segment GGCCCCGACGCCCGCGGCGGCATCGCCCTCTTCGTCGACGCCGGCACCAGCGCCTGGTTCTCGAACCTGGTGGTCACGCCGGCACGCTAGTCGGCGAGATGCGCTGCCTGGTACGCCTGAATCCGAGCGTCGTCGCCTTCGTTCACGAGATCGGCGAAGAACCGGATCCGATCGCCCTCGAACTCGACGCGTTCCGTTCCGCTGAAGACGAGATCCGGCTTGCCGGCGAGGCTGTAGGTCCCGCGCCAGTCGAAGGTGACGGTGTCGTCGACGGCCACCGGCGCGCCGAGGAGTTCCGTCTTTCGTGCGTCGAAGCGCCGATCGAGCTCGTCAACGCTCGCCTTCAGCTGGGCGAGGACCGCGTCGCGCCCTTCCCAACGGCCGCCGAGGGGTGGGCCGCCGGTGACTTCGTAGACGGCGTCCTCGGTCAGGAAACCTTCGAGTCGACTCCAGTCGTCGTCGGCGAAGGACTTTTCGAAGGCGGCGGCGAACTCGATGAAGCGCTGGATGGGGTTCAACGGAAGCTCCTGCGCGGGCGCACGGGACGCGGGCCGAGCGTAGCAGGACGTCGGGACGCCCTGCGGCATACTGAGGCCGCGCGTTGACGCGCTGAGGGGAACGACGCGCGATGACGCCGAAGACGCCGCCCGCCGAAGTCGCGATCGACGAGGGCCTCGTCCGGCGTCTCCTTCGAGCGCAGCATCCCGACCTCGAGGACCGGACCCTCGCCCTGGTCGGCGAGGGCTGGGACAACGCGATGTACCGACTCGGCGACGACCTCGTCGTTCGCCTGCCCCGACGCGAAGTGGCCGCGAAGCTCGTGCGGCACGAGCAGCGCGCGCTCGCGACCCTCGCGCCCCGGCTGCCGATTCCGATCCCGACGCCCGTGCGGCGGGGCGTGCCCGGCGAGGCCTACCCCTGGGCCTGGAGCGTGATCCCCTGGTTCGACGGCGAAGAGGCCGTGTCCTCACCGCCGCCGGACGGAGACGCGGAACGCTTCGTCGAGTTCCTCCGCGCTCTCCACGCGCCTGCCCCCCCGGACGCGCCCGAGAACTCCGTGCGCGGCATCCCGCTCGTCCAGCGGGCCGAGGCCGTCGAGACCTGGTTCGCAGAGCTCCGCCGAGAGACCGACGTCGTCACACCCACGATCGAGGCGGCCTGGGCGGACGCGGTCGCTGCACCGATCGCGGAGATCGACGTCTGGCTCCACGGCGATCTGCACGGCCGCAACGTCCTGATTCGCGACGGCCGCTTCGCCGCGATCATCGATTGGGGCGACGTCACGAGTGGCGACGCCGCCTGTGACCTCGCATCGATCTGGATGTTGTTCGAGGACCCGGCGGTCCGCGCGGACGCACTCGATCGCTACGGCGCGGACGAAGCGCTCCGGCGGCGCGCGCTCGGCTCCGCGATCAGCTTCGCCGCGGTGCTCCTCGCGCACGGGCGTCGGGACGCCCCGCTCCTCGCCCGGATCGGTGCGAACACGTTCCGCCGGGTCGAGACGGACCTCGCCTAGCAGGCGATCTCCCGTCAGGGCAGCAGTGTGAAGCCCGCGATCGCGGACGCCAGCGCGGACGCGATCGCCGCACCCGCCGCGATCCGATGGACGTCACGTGCCCCCGCCTTTCCGCTCGCGAGCGCTCGACCGCTCCAACCCGTCCAGAGGAAGAGGCCGAGCACGATCAGTCCGAGAATCGCGTGAAAGCTGTCGAAGACGCCGCGCTCGCGGAAGTAGAGCATCGACGGCGGGCCGGCGGCGAAGCCGACGACGACCATCGCGATCGCGGACTTCCCGAATCGGAGATGACGCGCTCGAAGCGCGCGTCCGGGCGGTTGCCCCTTCGCGCGACGGCGACGGATCTCCAGACCCATTCGAGCGGTCGCGATCGCCAGCGCGATCGAGACGACCATCCAGAGTGGATGGGCGAAGGCGAGGACGCGCTGCCAGGTCTCCACGATGTCGCCGACGGGAGACGCGCCTACTCGATCTTGTAGACCGAGTCGGGGGGCAGGTTCGCGACGAGGCTCTCCATCGCCTTCTCGAGGTAGCTCTCGTCGCGGGACTCGAGCGTCAGCATCACGCGGTAGTGCTCCTCGTTGATCCGCGGGTAGCTGCCGAGCATCAGCTCGGGGAACTCGCGCAGCAGCGCGTTCAGGATCTCGGCGATGTCGCTCTCCGCCGGACGGACGTAGAACTTCTTCAGCTGGAAAGGCACGCCGCTGAAACGATCCGAGAGCGAGTGGAACTTCTTCTCGAAGAGCTCCGGGATCCCCGGGAAGACGTGCACGTTCTCGACGATCACGACCGGAAACCAGAGCCCGCCCACGTCGATGATCTCCGCGCCGGTCGGGATGATCGCCATCTTCTTCATCGCGTCGTTCAGCGGTTTGTCCGAATAACGCGCCATCCGGTCGACCATCGACTGGTTCATCTCCAGCTCGCGATCGAAGGCCTTCGCGACCCCGTCCATCGTCATGTCGTCGTGGGTCGGACCGATCCCGCCGGACGTGAAGACGAAGTCGAAGCGTTCCGACATGTCCCGGGTCTCGCGGGCGATCAGGTCGATGTCGTCGGGGATCGTCAGGATTCGCTCGAGATCGACGCCCAGCTTCCGCAGCTCCACGGCGAGGAACGCCGAGTTGGTATCGCGCACCTTGCCCGAGAGGATTTCGTTGCCGATGACGAGAAGTGCCGCGGTGGCCATGGCCAGAATCGTAACCCAGCCGGACGCGGCCGGGGGCTCCCCAGAGGCGTCCTCCGCCGACCCGGGTTCCATTCCCTAGACTCCGGCGATGCGTTGCCGAGTCCGATTCCTGCCCTCCGAGAAGGAGCTCGAAATCGAAGCCGGGGAGTTGACCCTCCTCGAGGCGACCCGTGCCGTCGGCCTTCCGATCGCGAGCGCCTGCGGCGAGAACGGGGCTTGTGCGCGATGCGGGCTCGAGATCGTCGAAGGCGCGGACGCGATCGAAGCGCCATCTGATCGAGAGGTGCGCATCAAGGAACGCAATCGCATCGACGAGACTCTCCGCCTGGCCTGCCGCGTACGGCCGAGCGGCGACGTCACCGTTCGCGCGGCGTACTGGTAGGCGGAGGGAGGAACGAATGAGCGTCCCCCGCCGAGCCCTCCTGATCGTCGACCATGGCAGTCGCAACGAGAACGCGAACCGGGCCATCTCCGACTTCGCAGGCCGAATCGCCGAAGCCCGACCGGATTGGCGGGTCGCCCACGCGCACATGGAGCTGGCGCAGCCCGACGTGTCGTCGACGATCGATGCCCTCGTCGAAGACGGCGTGAACGAGATCCACGTCCATCTGCATTTCCTGGGTCGCGGCTATCACGTCCGCGAAACGATCCCCGAGCTGATGGACGCCGCGCGCGCCCGCCATGCGGAGCTCCGCATCACGATCTCCGATCCGATCGGTGAACACCCGCGCCTGGTCGAGATCGTGCTCGAGAGCCTCAGCCCGGCCGAAGGCTGAGCCCGACGCCTGCACGGCCTCAACGTCGCGCGTCGCGCCAGATCTCGTACGCGTAGAGCGCGGAGACTGCGAGCGCGTGGTCGATGCCGATCTCGCGCACGACGGCGCGAAGGTTCGTCACCGGAAGCAGCTCGAAGGTCGTGTGCTCCGTCGACTCGTTCCGGATCACGTCGACCTGCTCGCACTCGAGGGCGAGCTGCATGTGGACACGATTGCCGAAGAGCGCGGGATTCGGATTGAGCGAGCCGAGATCCTCGAGCCGGCCCGCGCGGAATCCGGTCTCCTCGAGCAGCTCCCGACCTGCCGCCTGCGCGGGCGTCTCGCCCGGGTCGATCAGACCCCCTGGAATCTCGAGGGTGACGGTCCGCGACCCGTGCCGGAACTGACGGACGAGGACGAGATGTTCGTCGCGCGTGAGGGCCACGACGTTCACCCAATCCGGCGACTCGATCCGGTAGAAAGGATGCGCATCGCCGGTCCGCGGCGATTCCATCGTCGCGCGATGGACGTCGAAGACCTTGCAGTGCTGGAGGTGTTCCTCGTCGACGACACGCCAGGCGGGCGGCGGTGCGATCGGGGGGTTCGAGCGGTCATCGGAGTCGGATTCGGCCATCGATCGAGGCTACCACGCACGCCCGGGAAACCCGGCGTTCGCGGCCCCCGGTGCTAACTTGCGCCGCGCCTCGACCCCCAGGAAGGCTCGCCCGATTGTCCTCCTCGTCCACCGAAGCCCGAAGCCTGCTCGAACGCGGCGGACACCTCTACATGGTGGGCTGCGCGGTCTTCGTCGGCCTCGCGGGCGCGCTGGGCGCGGTCCTGTTCCGGCTGATGATCCGCCTGATCCAGGGCCTCTTCTTCGAGGGGACCGCCGGCGTCGCAGCCGTCTTCGAGGAAGGGATCGCCGCCGAGACGCGCGACCCCCTCGACGTCGCGCAGCAGCTCGCCTGGTACTGGCGGATCGCCATCCCCGCCGCCGGTGGCGCCCTCGTCGGCCCGCTCATCTACTTCTTCGCTCGGGAAGCCCGGGGTCACGGGATCCCCGAGGTCATGAAGGCGGTCGCGATTCGCGGCGGCGTGATTCGCGCGCGGATCGTCGGCGTGAAGGCGCTCGCCTCCGCCCTCTCGATCGGGACCGGCGGCTCGGTCGGCCGCGAGGGTCCGATCGTCCAGATCGGCTCCGCCTTCGGCTCGACGATCGGGCAGAAGCTCCAGCTGAATGCCGCCGGGGTTCGCACCCTCGTGGGCTGCGGTGCGGCCGCGGGCATCTCGGCCACGTTCAACGCCCCGATCGCCGGCGCGATCTTCGCGGCGGAGATCATCGTCGGCGACTTCGCCGTCACCCAGTTCACGCCGATCGTGATCAGCTCGGTCGTCGCGTCCGTGGTCACCCGATACGCGATCGGCAACCACCCGGCGTTCCCGGTTCCGGACTACGAGATCGTGAGCCCCTTCGAGCTCGGACCCTACATGGTCGCCGGCATCGTCGCGGGTCTCGTCGCCGTCGCATTCATCCGCACGCTCACCTTCGCCGAAGACACCTTCGAGCGCGTGCCGCTCCCCGAGTGGTCGAAGGCGACGGTCGGCGGCGCGCTCGTCGGCCTGATGGCCGTCTGGCTGCCGAACGTCTACGGCGTCGGCTACACGACGATCTCCGGCGCTCTGACCGGTCAGCTCGCGGCGGGCCTGATGGGTCTCCTCGTCGTCGCGAAGATCGTCGCCACGTCCATCACGATCGGCTCCGGCGGCTCGGGCGGCGTCTTCGCGCCCTCCCTCTTCCTGGGCGCGACCGCCGGCGGCGTCGTCGGCTACCTGGTCGAGCAGTATTTCCCGGGCGCGACCGCGACGAGCGGCGCGTACGCGCTCGTCACGATGGGGGCCGTCGTCGCGGCGGCGACCCACGCGCCGGTCTCGGCGATCATCATCATCTTCGAGCTGACGCAGACGATCGACATCATCCCGGCGCTGATGACCGCCTGCGTGATCTCGACCCTCGTCGCCCAGCTCTCCTACCGCGACTCGATCTACACGACGAAGCTACGCCGCCAGGGCGTCGACATCTTCGAGAAGCAGAACCCGAACGTGCTCAAGGACCTCTCGGTCCGCGACGTGATCGTGCTCGACCCGGTGGTGATCCCGGCGAGCGCCGACTTCAAGACGATCCTCGACCTGGTCGTCGCCAGTCCGCACAACCAGTTCTACGTGGCGAGCCTCTCCGGCGCGCACATGGGTGCGATTTCGCTGCAGGAGATCCGACGCCTGATCTACGAGCAGGACGCGCTCCAGCACGTCGTCGTCGCCGGCGACCTGGTCGATTCGAGCCATCCGTCGGTGACCGACGACGTGGATCTCTCGGTCGTGATGTCGATCTTCAGCTCGAGCCACGTCGACGAGATCGCGGTCGTGAACGCCGACGACCCCAAGAAGCTCGTCGGCACGATCCGCGAGAAGGACGTGATCGAAGCGAGCCACACCGAGCAGCTCCGTCGGGATCTGGCCGGCGGAATGCAGACGAGTCTCCGCGCCGCCGGCGCGGGACAGACCGTCGACCTCGGCGACGGCCATCAGCTGCGCGAGATCATGGCGCCACCCCACGTCGTCGGGCGGTCGCTGCGCAAGCTCGGCCTGCGCGAGCGGCTAGGCGTCCAGATCCTGCTCGTGCGATCCCGGAGATCCGACGGCTCGACGCACCTGCGCGTGCCCCACGGCGAAGACGTCCTCGTCGAGGGTGACGCGGTGATCGTCGCGGGAACGACGCAGGCCCTCGACATGCTCGACGCGCTCTCGACGCAGCCGCCGCCGGAGACGACGCTCTAGCGGACGCGCGCGTCGAGCATGTCGTATCGGCCAATGATGGCCGATTTTTCGGCCAAGATTGGCCGGCCTTTCGTGCGAGCGGCCCTCTCGTGCCGTTCAGTCGCGTCTGGGACGCCACCCATCCTGGCATGCACCTTGCTCTCTCTATTGGGCGTCAAGAACGCTCAACAGGAGGAAGCCATGAACATCCAGAGCCATCCGATCCCAGAAGCCCCGAAGCCCGTCGGCGCGATGCCGATGACACGGCGCCGAAACGGACGGGCGCCGCGGACCGTCGTCCACGCGGGTCCGCTGGTGCTCGCCCGAGACGGCGCGCCCAGGGGACTCGAGCGGTACCTCGAACGCGAGGAAGACCGTGAGCTCATCCTTCTCCATGGCGGCCAGTCTACCCTCAAGGAGATCGCCCGCGAGTCCGGCGTGAACGCCGTGCGGCTCGAAGAGATGGCCCACCATGAGGAGGAAGCGGCCGCCGCCGACATGGCGATCGCCCTCGGAGCGGAGCAGCTCGAGTTCGCCATCGACGACCCCTGTCTCCTGAACGACTCGGGGCGACCCGTTCGCGAGCTGACGGCCTACGAGGCGCGCGCCTACGCGGCGGACGCTCGGGTCCCCAAGCGAATCCGAGCGAAGCTCGACGCCGGCTGTTCGGCACTCGACCGGGGACTGATGAAGGTCCGGATCGGCCACCCGGCCGCGCTCGACCGCGAGCGCGCGACGATCGTCTTCCCGGATCCGCCGCTCCACTTCGGTGTCGAGCTCCGCGAGCCCGAGGAGCCGGAGCCAGCCGAAGCGCGCGAAGGCGACCATCCGAAACGCGACGAGCGCGACCGGTCGCCGATCAGCGAGCCGACCCGAACGCCCGAGCAGCCCGCGCTCGATCTGCGCGCCCATCGCCGGCCGAAGCGCGTGTCCCGCCGCGCCGACATGCGCTGCGAGATCGGATCGCGCAGGCCGACGCCGTTCCCCGATCTCCCCGAGCCCTACGCCACCTATTCGATCGGTTCGACCCGAGCGCCGAGTCGCACGCGGCGGCGCCTCGCGCGGCGCTCGTAGGACCCGCCTTCCCGACGGCCATCGACCCGGAACGAACGAACCGAACCCAGCGAGGAAACACCATGCGAACGATGTATGCGACTGCGATCGAACACCACCGGCACCAGGAGGACGGCTTCCGGCCCCAGCTGGTGCGCTGGAAGAATCTGCTGCGTCCCCACGTCGGACCGATCGGAACGCTTCGCTGGGTGCTCCGGGAGAACCTCGCGGCGGGCCGCGCGAGCGACGACGCAGCGGTCTCGGTCGTCTTCCAGACCTTCGAGCCTGCGCTCCCCGACTGGCGGATCGCGCACGTCTTCGAGCGCGAGCGCCGGGCCGGTCGACCGGTCCACTTCGAGCTGGTCGCGGCGCCGCCCGACTCGCTCGTGGTCTCGCTCGCCTCGCGGCGGAGCTGGGCGCGTCGGGTCGTCGCGCTCGACGGCGTCACGATGCAGATCGAACCGACCTTCCACTGTTTCGCGGAGGTCGACGATCCCGAGACG comes from the bacterium genome and includes:
- a CDS encoding nuclear transport factor 2 family protein; its protein translation is MNPIQRFIEFAAAFEKSFADDDWSRLEGFLTEDAVYEVTGGPPLGGRWEGRDAVLAQLKASVDELDRRFDARKTELLGAPVAVDDTVTFDWRGTYSLAGKPDLVFSGTERVEFEGDRIRFFADLVNEGDDARIQAYQAAHLAD
- a CDS encoding aminoglycoside phosphotransferase family protein, which codes for MTPKTPPAEVAIDEGLVRRLLRAQHPDLEDRTLALVGEGWDNAMYRLGDDLVVRLPRREVAAKLVRHEQRALATLAPRLPIPIPTPVRRGVPGEAYPWAWSVIPWFDGEEAVSSPPPDGDAERFVEFLRALHAPAPPDAPENSVRGIPLVQRAEAVETWFAELRRETDVVTPTIEAAWADAVAAPIAEIDVWLHGDLHGRNVLIRDGRFAAIIDWGDVTSGDAACDLASIWMLFEDPAVRADALDRYGADEALRRRALGSAISFAAVLLAHGRRDAPLLARIGANTFRRVETDLA
- a CDS encoding DUF4079 domain-containing protein yields the protein METWQRVLAFAHPLWMVVSIALAIATARMGLEIRRRRAKGQPPGRALRARHLRFGKSAIAMVVVGFAAGPPSMLYFRERGVFDSFHAILGLIVLGLFLWTGWSGRALASGKAGARDVHRIAAGAAIASALASAIAGFTLLP
- a CDS encoding competence/damage-inducible protein A; this translates as MATAALLVIGNEILSGKVRDTNSAFLAVELRKLGVDLERILTIPDDIDLIARETRDMSERFDFVFTSGGIGPTHDDMTMDGVAKAFDRELEMNQSMVDRMARYSDKPLNDAMKKMAIIPTGAEIIDVGGLWFPVVIVENVHVFPGIPELFEKKFHSLSDRFSGVPFQLKKFYVRPAESDIAEILNALLREFPELMLGSYPRINEEHYRVMLTLESRDESYLEKAMESLVANLPPDSVYKIE
- a CDS encoding 2Fe-2S iron-sulfur cluster-binding protein, producing the protein MRCRVRFLPSEKELEIEAGELTLLEATRAVGLPIASACGENGACARCGLEIVEGADAIEAPSDREVRIKERNRIDETLRLACRVRPSGDVTVRAAYW
- a CDS encoding CbiX/SirB N-terminal domain-containing protein, coding for MSVPRRALLIVDHGSRNENANRAISDFAGRIAEARPDWRVAHAHMELAQPDVSSTIDALVEDGVNEIHVHLHFLGRGYHVRETIPELMDAARARHAELRITISDPIGEHPRLVEIVLESLSPAEG
- a CDS encoding NUDIX hydrolase, whose translation is MAESDSDDRSNPPIAPPPAWRVVDEEHLQHCKVFDVHRATMESPRTGDAHPFYRIESPDWVNVVALTRDEHLVLVRQFRHGSRTVTLEIPGGLIDPGETPAQAAGRELLEETGFRAGRLEDLGSLNPNPALFGNRVHMQLALECEQVDVIRNESTEHTTFELLPVTNLRAVVREIGIDHALAVSALYAYEIWRDARR
- a CDS encoding chloride channel protein, encoding MSSSSTEARSLLERGGHLYMVGCAVFVGLAGALGAVLFRLMIRLIQGLFFEGTAGVAAVFEEGIAAETRDPLDVAQQLAWYWRIAIPAAGGALVGPLIYFFAREARGHGIPEVMKAVAIRGGVIRARIVGVKALASALSIGTGGSVGREGPIVQIGSAFGSTIGQKLQLNAAGVRTLVGCGAAAGISATFNAPIAGAIFAAEIIVGDFAVTQFTPIVISSVVASVVTRYAIGNHPAFPVPDYEIVSPFELGPYMVAGIVAGLVAVAFIRTLTFAEDTFERVPLPEWSKATVGGALVGLMAVWLPNVYGVGYTTISGALTGQLAAGLMGLLVVAKIVATSITIGSGGSGGVFAPSLFLGATAGGVVGYLVEQYFPGATATSGAYALVTMGAVVAAATHAPVSAIIIIFELTQTIDIIPALMTACVISTLVAQLSYRDSIYTTKLRRQGVDIFEKQNPNVLKDLSVRDVIVLDPVVIPASADFKTILDLVVASPHNQFYVASLSGAHMGAISLQEIRRLIYEQDALQHVVVAGDLVDSSHPSVTDDVDLSVVMSIFSSSHVDEIAVVNADDPKKLVGTIREKDVIEASHTEQLRRDLAGGMQTSLRAAGAGQTVDLGDGHQLREIMAPPHVVGRSLRKLGLRERLGVQILLVRSRRSDGSTHLRVPHGEDVLVEGDAVIVAGTTQALDMLDALSTQPPPETTL